The Acidimicrobiales bacterium sequence GTTCGGTTCGTACGGGAAGTCGGGGAGATCGGCGAATCGCTCGTCGGGCGTGCGCAGGAACGGCACACCGGCCGCAGTGGTCTGGATGCTCATGGGAGGGACCGTAGGTGTCGCGGCTACGGTCACGCCATGGCTGAGCTGAACCAGACGGGGCGCACGCCCGACGACGTGATCGCCGAACTCGAGGGCAAGCGGGTCGACGACGTGAAGTGGGAGGACGGTCGTGCCTTCGGCATGGTCTACGACGGCGGCCCCGGCGTCCACGAGGTTGCCGAACGGGCGGCGCGCATCTACCTCCACGAGAATGCGCTCAACACCCGCGCGTTCCCGTCGCTCGGCGCGATCCAGTCGGAGGTCGTCGGCTGGACGGCATCGCTGCTCAACGGCCCCACGGCGGCCGGGTTCCTCACCAGCGGTGGCACGGAATCGATCCTGTGCGCCGTGAAGGCGGCCCGTGAGCGGGCGAAGGCCGAACGCGGCATCGAGGCACCGGAGATGATCGTGGCCGAAAGCGCCCACGCCGCGTTCCACAAGGGCGCCCACCTCTTCGGGCTGACCCTGCACAAGACCCCGGTGCTCGACGACTGGACGGCCGACGTCGACGCGATGGCCGAGATGGTGAACGAGAACACGGCCCTGATCGTCGGTTCGGCCCCCCAGTACCCGCAGGGGGTCATCGACCCGATCCCCGAGATCGCCGCGCTGGCCGCCGACGCCGACGCGAACTGCCATGTCGACGCGTGCATGGGTGGGTTCGTGCTCCCGTTCGCCGAGCGGCTCGGACGCGACGTCGGCCTGTGGGACTTCCGGGTCGACGGAGTCACGTCGATCTCGGCCGACATCCACAAGCTCGGCTACGCGCCGAAGGGCGTCTCCGTCATCCTCCACCGCACCAAGGAGCTGCGCCGTTACCAGACCTTCGTGTTCGACGACTGGCTCGGCGGGTTCTACGCGTCGCCGAACCTCCAGGGCACGCGGTCCGGCCTGCCGATGGCCGCCGCCTGGGCCGTGATGCAGCACCTCGGCGTGGACGGCTACGTCGCCCTCACCGAGCAGGCGCTGCGCAACGCCGACGCGATGCGGGCCGGCGTGGATGCGATCGACGGCATCCGGGTCCTGGGCGACGGCGACTTCCATCTGGTCGCGATCGCGTCGGATCCGGCATCCGACGCGCCGATCGACGTGTTCGCCCTCGCCGACGCACTCGAGACCCGGGGCTGGTTCCACGACCGGCAGGGCCCACCCGACTCGCTCCACTCGACGGTGTCGAACTCCAACACCGGCGTGATGGACGACTATCTCGACGCGCTGCGCGCGTCGGTCGACGAGGTCCGCGGCACCTCGACCGACGACCGCTCGACCAACTACGCCACGCTCGAATAGCGGCGTCGGTCGGCTTCGTCAGCCGATCGAGACGATGTGGCCGACCGTCGGGTCGATCCGGCCGGGAAGCATCTCCGTCCAGAGCGCGGCGGCGGCGTCCGCGCCCTGATGGCGTTCGATCGTCATCCAGCCGTCCGTCCAGTCGCTGTAGGCGAAGAACGCGTCGGCCAGGCGCCGCTCCATCTCCTCGCGGCCCCACTCCTGGTTGCGCTTCGCGATCTGGGTCGGCGCGAAGAACAGTTCGGGCGACGGCCCGGGAAGCGGCTCGTCACCGCCGCCGCCCATGTCGCCCCAGTCCGTCGCGCCGACGGTGCTCGAGTACGTCAGGTCGGCGCCGAAGTGGTGGTGCACCGCCTGCTTGACGGTGCCCGAGCCGGAGATGTCGATGTACACGGCGGGCTCCGTGGCCAGCGAGCCGACCTCCTCGTAGGTGACGAGCTGATCCCAGCACCCGAGCGACCCGGCGAACGCGAGGTTGGCGGCCGAGGTCAGGCCGACGGTGCGGATGCCGTCGCGCTTCGCCATCAGATGGGCCACGCCGATCGCCGTCTTGCTCGACGCGCTGGAGACGATCGCCGTGGTCGCGCCGAAGTCGTCGTTGTCCTCGAAGAAGTCGTCGATCACGAACGCGGTCATGAACAGCGGATGCAACAGCATGCGCTGCTCTTCGCGGTCGTCTCGGTGGAGCGGATCGGCGGCGGTGCGGGTGTAGCGGTTGTAGACCTCGGCCATCGGTTGGCGGTGGGCGGCCATGTCGTGGAACGCGTGCTCGTTGATCCGACCCGGCTCGAGCACCACATGGCTGGCCATGGGGAAGTAGCCGTAGATGCGGGTGCCCTCGTCGACACCGGCGCAGCGGCTCTCGACGATGCGGGCGTGGGCGAAGGCCGGGACGCGACCCCACGACTCGTCGTCGGTGGGGAAGAAGTTCCAGTATCCCATCATGTGGCCGATGACGGCGTAGGTGATGTTGTTCGACGTCAGCGCGAAGTGGTCGATGCGGGCCAGGACCTGGCCCTCGGCGAGCGAGGCCTCGTCGTCGACGATCCGGGTCCGACTCTGGTCGGCGCGGTTGATCTCGAGCGTGGTGGTCATGGACGCGACGCTACTGCGATCGCGACCATGGGGATCAGCCGCCGAGCTGCCGCACCAGGTCGTCGATGCGTTGCGCCTGACGGGCGACCTCCGCCTCGAGGTCGGCGACGCGGGTTTCGAGCGGGGCCCGCTCGTCGGGCGGAGCGGGTTCCGGGGACGGCGGGACCGCCGGTTCGGTTGTCGTCGGCACGGGCGTCGTCGGCACCGCGGTCATCGGCACGGGCGCGTCCCCGCGCTGCGCCCAGCACTGGTCGATCCTCGGTTCCCGTTCGCCGGGCTGGCGGTCGAGTCGGACGACGAGCGGCTCGTCGCGCGCCGCGAGCCGAGCGATCGCGGCGTCGACCGCCTCCGCGTCCCCACCCGGTCCGTCGGCGTAGCGCTCGGTGCGGGTCACGATCTCGTTGCGCGTCTGCGCGCCCCGCAGGAGCAGCACGGCGAGAACGGCGACGTCGTGTCCGTTCAGGTGCATCGCCTCGTCCACGACGTGTTTGTGCTTGCCGACGCGGTGCCCGCTGCCCGTCACGGTGCGAGCGAGTTTCATCTCCCGCAGTTCGAGCATGAGTGCGTCGATCTGGCGCTCGCTGTAGTCGACGACCGGGTCGCGGTTCGTCGTCTGGTTGCAGGCGTTGGTCAACGCGTTGCTGGTGAGGGGGTAGCTGTCGGGCGTCGTCGCGGCCTTCTCGATGAGGCAGCCGAGCACCCGGGCCTGTTCGGCGGTGAGGTCCACGGCGCGACCCTAGGGGACCGGTCCGTCGAGCTCGGCGAGGCGACCCTGCAGGAAACGCCGGTCCGGTGCGTGGTCGGTGAGATCCAGCGCGATCCGGTACGCGTCGGCGGCCTCGTCGAGGCGGTCGAGGCGGCGCAGCAGGTCGGCGCGGGCCGCGTGGTAGTAGCGGTACTCCGCCAGCTCGGCGCGAAGCCAGTCGGTGTCGAGTCGCGCCAGCCCGAGCGCCGGTCCGTCGGCCTCGGCGACGGCGACCGCGAGGTTCAGCGCGACGATCGGCGTCGGCCGGTGGTGCCAGAGGCTCCGGTACAACGACACGATCTGGGGCCAGTCGGTCTCCTCCGCGGTCGTGGCCGTGTCGTGGAGCGCCTGGATGGCCGCTTCGATCTGGTACGGGCCCGGCCGATCGAGGCGCATCGCGTGCTCGAGTCGCCGTTCGCCCGCCTCGATGAGCGCCCGGTCCCACCGGGACCGGTCCTGGTGGGCGAGCAGGACGGTGTCGTCACCGTCGATCCGGGCGTCGCGACGGGCGTGGATCAACAGGCACAGGGCGTGCAGGCCGTGGGACTCGGCGTCATCGGTCATCAGGTCGGCCAGCAGCCCGGCCAGCCGGATCGCCTCCTCCGCGAGGTCGACCCGCGTCGGGTCGGCGCCCGAGGTCGGGTACGCCCCCTCGTTGAAGACGAGGTACAGCACATGGTGCACGGCCGCGAGGCGATCGACGACCTCCGCACCGTCGGGGATACGGAACGGGATCGTCGCGGCCGAGATCTTGCGCTTGGCCCGCACGAGCCGTTGCGCCATCGTCGCTTCGGGCACGAGGAAGGCCCGGGCGATCTCGGCCGTCGTGAGCCCCCCGAGGCTGCGGAGGGTGAGGGCGATCTGCGCTTCGACGTTCAGCGCCGGATGGCAGCAGCCGAAGAAGAGCCCGAGCTGGTCGTCGGAGGCCGCCTGCGCGTCCTGGAGCGGTTCTTCGAGGCGGGCGAGGAGCTCGGTCTTCTCGCGGCCGGTGCGCTCGCGGCGGATGCGGTCGACGGCCCGCCGGCGGGCGACGGTGGTGATCCACGCCCCGGGCCGGTCCGGAATCCCGTCGTCGAGCCAGCGCTCCAGCGCGATCGCGGCGGCCTCCTGGGCGGCGTCCTCCGCGGCGGCGAGGTCGCCGAGGTCGCGGTACAGGGTGGCCATGAGTCTCGGCCACTCGTCCTTGACGACCTGGGCGACTCGCGCGCCGACGGGATCGGGGGTCGCGGGCGTGGCGGTCAGCCCTCGCCGTAGTTCGGGACGGGGCGCACCTCGATGCGGCCGATCTCGGCGTGGGGGATCTTCGCGGCCCAGCCGAGCGCCTCGTCGAGGTCGGCGCAGTCGAGGATGTAGAACCCGCCGAGCTGCTCCTTGGTCTCCGCGAACGGGCCGTCGGTGGTGATGGTGTCGCCGTCGCGCACGCTCACGCAGGTGGCGGTGGCGATCGGTTCGAGCGGTTCACCGGCCACGAGTACGCCGGCCTCGGCCACGGCCTGGGTGAACTGCATGTAGCCGGCGAAGATCGCCTCCTGCTCGGGGGTGCCGGGGGCCGGCTCGACGCTCTCGTCGCCGTAGATCAGACATGCGTATTTCATGGTGGGGCTCCTGCCTCGGTGGTTGTTCGGTGGCACGACGAACGGGATCGACCCGGATCGACAGCTTCGCGGAGATTTCTCGATCGTGGGAGGGTCAATCCCACAGGCTCGCGAGCAGGGTGTCGACCTCGTCGGCCACCCCGACCGTCGCGCCGGCGAGCGCGGCATCCGCTTCGCGGAGGTCGATCTCGCGCCGGTCGGTCTCCTCGTCGAAGAGTTCGCGCACCGGATCGACGAAGCGGCTCAGCTGGGCGTAGACGTGGCGGTCGTCCGTCGCGTAGCGGTTCACGTGGAACCGGAGCGGGAAGTTGACCGTGAGCTCGTCCTTCGCCCGGGTGAGGGCCACGTACATGAGCCGCAGTTCCTCGGCGAGACCGTGTTCGTCGCCGAGCGCCATCTCGGAGGGCATGTTGCCGTCGGCCGCGTGGATGAGATGGACGCTGCGCCACTCCAGCCCCTTGGCCGAGTGGATGGTGGACAGGGTGAGCCAGTCGTCGTCGAGATGGGGCGGGCCGGCCTGGTCGCTGGTCTTGCTCGGCGGATCCAGGGTGAGCTCGGTGAGGAAGCGGCTCCGCGTGGTGTAGGCCGCGGCCGTGGAGGCCAGCTGATCGATGTCGGCGACGCGGGCCGCCGGGTCGTCGTAGCGATTGGGGAACACGAGCGCGCAGTACTGCTTGAGTCGGTCGACCTGCTGGGCCGGGGTGATGGCCGGCTCCGTGGCCGCGCACTCGGCGAACGCGGTGCGGAGCTCGAGCGCCTGCTCCTCGGCGGCCGACGGGGTGCGCCCGGCGCCGTCGATGAAGCGGGCGAGCGCGTCGTCGTCCTCGCGTTCGATGCCGAGCTCGTCGGACAGGCGGCGCACGGTCGCCGGGCCGACGCCCTCCATCGTCGCGAGCACGCGATGCCAGGCCAGCTGGTCCGCCGGGTTGTCGAGGATCCGGAGGAGCGCGAGCAGGTCCTTCACATGGGCGGACTCGAGATACTTCAGGCCCCCGTATTTCACGTAGGGGATGTCGCGGCGGGTCAGCTCCAGCTCGAGGCCGTCGGCGTGGTGGCCGGCGCGGAACAGCACCGCCTGCTCGCGCAGGTCCATGCCCCGCTCGCGGGCGTCGAGCACGGCGGTGGCGACCGACGCACTCTGCGCGCTCTCGTCGTGGTGGGTCCGCAGGACGGGAGTGACGCCCTGGGGGCGGGCCGACCACAGCTCCTTGGCGAAGTGTTCGTCGCTCTGGCCCAGCACGGCGTTGGCCACCGCGAGGATCGGCATCGTCGAGCGATAGTTCTGCTCGAGGGTGACCCGGGTGGCGCCGGGGAAGTGGTCGGCGAACTCCCACATGTTGGCGACCGTCGCGGCGCGAAAGCCGTAGATCGCCTGGGCGTCGTCGCCCACCGCGCACAGGTCGGTGTCGGGGCGGCACATCCCCCGCACGATGTCGGCCTGGATCGGATTCGTGTCCTGGTACTCGTCGATCAGGACGTGGTCGAACAGG is a genomic window containing:
- a CDS encoding YciI family protein, translated to MKYACLIYGDESVEPAPGTPEQEAIFAGYMQFTQAVAEAGVLVAGEPLEPIATATCVSVRDGDTITTDGPFAETKEQLGGFYILDCADLDEALGWAAKIPHAEIGRIEVRPVPNYGEG
- a CDS encoding DUF6596 domain-containing protein translates to MATLYRDLGDLAAAEDAAQEAAAIALERWLDDGIPDRPGAWITTVARRRAVDRIRRERTGREKTELLARLEEPLQDAQAASDDQLGLFFGCCHPALNVEAQIALTLRSLGGLTTAEIARAFLVPEATMAQRLVRAKRKISAATIPFRIPDGAEVVDRLAAVHHVLYLVFNEGAYPTSGADPTRVDLAEEAIRLAGLLADLMTDDAESHGLHALCLLIHARRDARIDGDDTVLLAHQDRSRWDRALIEAGERRLEHAMRLDRPGPYQIEAAIQALHDTATTAEETDWPQIVSLYRSLWHHRPTPIVALNLAVAVAEADGPALGLARLDTDWLRAELAEYRYYHAARADLLRRLDRLDEAADAYRIALDLTDHAPDRRFLQGRLAELDGPVP
- a CDS encoding ATP-dependent helicase, whose protein sequence is MFDSLNVEQQAAVDHTGSPLLIVAGAGTGKTKTLAARVCRIIEDGADPSRVLLLTFTRRAATEMLARVAAVSTDRAASRVWGGTFHSTANRLLRNFGQSAGLSPGFTVLDQTDATDLMGIVRTDEGFGERGKRFPRKETVAGIYSRMVSSQAKLADVLEIDYPWCADHGEELKTIFTAYTARKRTHQVLDYDDLLLFWRGLTASTIGDAMRDLFDHVLIDEYQDTNPIQADIVRGMCRPDTDLCAVGDDAQAIYGFRAATVANMWEFADHFPGATRVTLEQNYRSTMPILAVANAVLGQSDEHFAKELWSARPQGVTPVLRTHHDESAQSASVATAVLDARERGMDLREQAVLFRAGHHADGLELELTRRDIPYVKYGGLKYLESAHVKDLLALLRILDNPADQLAWHRVLATMEGVGPATVRRLSDELGIEREDDDALARFIDGAGRTPSAAEEQALELRTAFAECAATEPAITPAQQVDRLKQYCALVFPNRYDDPAARVADIDQLASTAAAYTTRSRFLTELTLDPPSKTSDQAGPPHLDDDWLTLSTIHSAKGLEWRSVHLIHAADGNMPSEMALGDEHGLAEELRLMYVALTRAKDELTVNFPLRFHVNRYATDDRHVYAQLSRFVDPVRELFDEETDRREIDLREADAALAGATVGVADEVDTLLASLWD
- a CDS encoding aminotransferase class V-fold PLP-dependent enzyme; its protein translation is MAELNQTGRTPDDVIAELEGKRVDDVKWEDGRAFGMVYDGGPGVHEVAERAARIYLHENALNTRAFPSLGAIQSEVVGWTASLLNGPTAAGFLTSGGTESILCAVKAARERAKAERGIEAPEMIVAESAHAAFHKGAHLFGLTLHKTPVLDDWTADVDAMAEMVNENTALIVGSAPQYPQGVIDPIPEIAALAADADANCHVDACMGGFVLPFAERLGRDVGLWDFRVDGVTSISADIHKLGYAPKGVSVILHRTKELRRYQTFVFDDWLGGFYASPNLQGTRSGLPMAAAWAVMQHLGVDGYVALTEQALRNADAMRAGVDAIDGIRVLGDGDFHLVAIASDPASDAPIDVFALADALETRGWFHDRQGPPDSLHSTVSNSNTGVMDDYLDALRASVDEVRGTSTDDRSTNYATLE
- a CDS encoding YceH family protein, producing MDLTAEQARVLGCLIEKAATTPDSYPLTSNALTNACNQTTNRDPVVDYSERQIDALMLELREMKLARTVTGSGHRVGKHKHVVDEAMHLNGHDVAVLAVLLLRGAQTRNEIVTRTERYADGPGGDAEAVDAAIARLAARDEPLVVRLDRQPGEREPRIDQCWAQRGDAPVPMTAVPTTPVPTTTEPAVPPSPEPAPPDERAPLETRVADLEAEVARQAQRIDDLVRQLGG
- a CDS encoding DUF2855 family protein, with product MTTTLEINRADQSRTRIVDDEASLAEGQVLARIDHFALTSNNITYAVIGHMMGYWNFFPTDDESWGRVPAFAHARIVESRCAGVDEGTRIYGYFPMASHVVLEPGRINEHAFHDMAAHRQPMAEVYNRYTRTAADPLHRDDREEQRMLLHPLFMTAFVIDDFFEDNDDFGATTAIVSSASSKTAIGVAHLMAKRDGIRTVGLTSAANLAFAGSLGCWDQLVTYEEVGSLATEPAVYIDISGSGTVKQAVHHHFGADLTYSSTVGATDWGDMGGGGDEPLPGPSPELFFAPTQIAKRNQEWGREEMERRLADAFFAYSDWTDGWMTIERHQGADAAAALWTEMLPGRIDPTVGHIVSIG